From a region of the Streptacidiphilus albus JL83 genome:
- a CDS encoding MarR family winged helix-turn-helix transcriptional regulator produces the protein MTAKPKRQFTDEEAEALLGSVGPAFTRLRRSVLLDVEKPVSAKDLSRTPVLTVVEAGAAEEPPREVNIGAITENLSVDPSVASRMVSDCIQAGYLTRQASQTDGRRTVLRLTPEGEAMLANFRRQQRDAYVYITRDWNVDDRLAFAQLLLKYVDAVNEVRRDAAPARAKSRDR, from the coding sequence ATGACGGCGAAGCCGAAGAGGCAGTTCACGGACGAGGAGGCGGAGGCGCTCCTGGGTTCCGTCGGTCCGGCGTTCACCCGACTGCGGCGCAGTGTGCTGCTCGACGTGGAGAAGCCGGTCTCCGCCAAGGACCTCTCCAGGACCCCGGTACTGACCGTGGTGGAGGCGGGGGCTGCGGAGGAGCCGCCCCGGGAGGTCAACATCGGGGCCATTACCGAGAACCTGTCGGTGGACCCCTCGGTGGCCAGCCGGATGGTCTCGGACTGCATCCAGGCCGGCTACCTCACCCGGCAGGCGTCCCAGACCGACGGCCGCCGGACGGTTCTGCGGCTCACCCCCGAGGGTGAGGCCATGCTGGCCAACTTCCGCCGCCAGCAGCGGGATGCGTACGTCTACATCACCCGCGACTGGAACGTGGACGACCGACTCGCCTTCGCCCAGCTACTGCTGAAGTATGTGGACGCCGTCAACGAGGTGCGCAGGGACGCCGCGCCGGCGCGGGCGAAGTCACGCGACAGGTAG
- a CDS encoding SDR family oxidoreductase: protein MHASTHINESENAMTFLVTGVRGQVGRGVVNRLHAAGHSVRAASSNPVEATAVLPAGVRPVPFDLTRPEAHAEALQDVTALFLYSSETGIDELIRAAEEAGVQHVVLLSSSSVLLPDAEQDGMAGPHVRVERALAQSKLTTTVLRPGAFSSNSLSWSFAIRGGMPMQLPYPDAHLTVVHPEDLAEIATAALTTEALTGRTLTLSGPESLTFRRQIDCIGALLGRTIPVLQLTRAEAEQTLGRHMPAPILSSLLKQWAAADGVPAPIADTTETLLGTPARTFAQWAEENLQAFAG from the coding sequence ATGCATGCAAGCACACATATAAATGAGAGCGAGAACGCCATGACCTTCCTGGTGACCGGAGTACGCGGCCAGGTCGGCCGAGGCGTCGTCAACCGCCTGCACGCCGCAGGGCACTCGGTCCGCGCCGCCAGCAGCAACCCGGTCGAGGCCACCGCCGTACTCCCGGCCGGCGTGCGGCCGGTGCCCTTCGACCTCACCCGGCCGGAGGCGCACGCCGAGGCTCTCCAGGACGTCACCGCGCTGTTCCTCTACTCCTCCGAGACCGGGATCGACGAGCTGATCCGCGCCGCCGAGGAGGCAGGCGTCCAGCACGTGGTGCTGCTCTCCTCGTCCTCCGTCCTGCTGCCGGACGCGGAGCAGGACGGCATGGCCGGCCCCCACGTGCGGGTCGAGCGCGCACTGGCCCAGTCGAAGCTGACCACCACGGTGCTCCGCCCCGGCGCCTTCAGCAGCAACTCCCTGTCCTGGAGCTTCGCCATCCGGGGCGGGATGCCGATGCAACTCCCCTACCCGGATGCGCACCTCACCGTCGTCCACCCCGAGGACCTGGCCGAGATCGCCACCGCCGCCCTCACCACCGAGGCCCTGACCGGCCGGACCCTCACCCTCAGCGGCCCCGAGTCGCTGACCTTCCGTCGGCAGATCGACTGCATCGGCGCCCTGCTCGGCCGCACCATCCCGGTCCTCCAGCTCACCCGCGCCGAGGCCGAGCAGACGCTGGGCCGCCATATGCCCGCCCCCATCCTCTCCTCCCTGCTCAAGCAGTGGGCCGCCGCCGACGGCGTCCCGGCCCCGATCGCCGACACCACCGAGACCCTCCTCGGCACCCCGGCCCGCACCTTCGCCCAGTGGGCCGAGGAGAACCTCCAGGCCTTCGCCGGCTAG
- a CDS encoding IS1634 family transposase, translating into MQRPRAELLITAVVEKRLGALPACAHFLRRLDIAGIIDGLCPVRDVAHLTHGQVVEALIANRLSSPTPLFKVARWAEQWAVEDVFGIHADFLNDDRIARALDAVAPHLDELVGSIGAKAITEFGIDASRCHWDMTSVSLYGAYENPDSDYPVVKFGHPKDRRTDLKQIQAGLAVTGDGGIPVTHRAFSGGAAEVSQVVDAMTALRQIAKRPDLLLVGDSKLLTYDNVSAMTAEGVHFLAPAAAASVDSAVYAALDLQSAEPVEYTAERDADKPADQRALYRVMEDRFTWKGRRRKDPALTMRRILVHSSSNATGQLKARTKKLARAREDLEKIQRNLGTRHYPDARKVADTVAVIAKKRRVTAYLHTDVSTSPDGKPTLTWSFDQDAVDAEAAVDGWYTLLTNLPADQATAAQVLLHYKGQGTVERRYSHVKGPFAIAPMFLQNNRRIAALITVICLALLVFSLIERQVRQALGDQRTMHGLQPGSNQALRPTGELILTALSDLRMRSGTATSPPVVLVSEGIQARLLDILEVDPTHPRWLDTRFPMCEGHS; encoded by the coding sequence GTGCAGCGTCCCCGAGCCGAGCTTCTGATCACCGCAGTGGTGGAGAAGCGGCTGGGGGCGCTGCCGGCCTGTGCGCATTTCCTGCGCCGGCTGGACATCGCCGGCATCATCGACGGACTGTGCCCGGTGCGCGATGTCGCCCACCTCACCCACGGACAGGTCGTCGAGGCGTTGATCGCCAACCGGCTGTCCTCGCCGACGCCCCTGTTCAAGGTGGCCCGCTGGGCCGAGCAATGGGCCGTGGAGGACGTCTTCGGCATCCACGCCGACTTCCTCAACGACGACCGCATCGCCCGCGCGCTGGACGCCGTCGCCCCGCACCTGGACGAACTCGTCGGCTCCATCGGGGCCAAGGCGATCACCGAGTTCGGCATCGACGCCTCACGCTGCCACTGGGACATGACCAGCGTCTCCCTCTACGGCGCCTACGAGAACCCCGACAGTGACTACCCAGTGGTCAAGTTCGGGCACCCCAAGGACCGGCGCACCGACCTGAAGCAGATCCAGGCCGGACTGGCGGTCACCGGCGACGGCGGCATCCCCGTCACCCACCGCGCCTTCAGCGGCGGAGCCGCCGAGGTCTCCCAGGTCGTGGACGCGATGACCGCCCTGCGGCAGATCGCGAAGCGCCCGGACCTGCTGCTGGTAGGCGACAGCAAACTGCTGACCTACGACAACGTGTCCGCGATGACGGCCGAAGGCGTCCACTTCCTGGCTCCGGCTGCCGCCGCCAGCGTCGACAGCGCCGTCTACGCCGCTCTGGACCTGCAGTCGGCCGAACCCGTGGAGTACACCGCCGAACGCGACGCCGACAAGCCAGCTGACCAGCGCGCCCTCTACCGAGTCATGGAGGACCGGTTCACCTGGAAGGGCCGGCGCAGGAAGGACCCCGCGCTGACGATGCGCCGGATCCTGGTCCACTCCAGCTCCAACGCGACCGGACAGCTCAAGGCCCGCACCAAGAAGCTGGCCCGGGCCCGCGAGGACCTGGAGAAGATCCAGCGCAACCTGGGCACCCGCCACTACCCCGACGCCAGGAAGGTCGCCGACACGGTCGCGGTGATCGCCAAGAAGCGCCGCGTCACCGCCTACCTGCACACTGATGTCAGCACCAGCCCGGACGGGAAACCCACCCTGACCTGGTCATTCGACCAGGACGCCGTCGACGCCGAAGCGGCCGTCGACGGCTGGTACACGCTGCTGACCAACCTGCCCGCCGACCAGGCCACCGCAGCCCAGGTGCTCCTGCACTACAAGGGCCAGGGCACCGTCGAACGCCGCTACAGCCACGTCAAGGGCCCCTTCGCGATCGCGCCGATGTTCCTGCAGAACAACCGCCGCATCGCCGCCCTGATCACCGTGATCTGCCTGGCCCTGCTGGTCTTCTCCCTGATCGAGCGCCAGGTCCGCCAGGCCCTGGGCGACCAGCGCACCATGCACGGCCTCCAGCCCGGCAGCAACCAGGCCCTGCGGCCGACCGGCGAACTGATCCTGACCGCACTGTCCGACCTGCGTATGCGCAGCGGCACCGCCACCAGCCCACCAGTCGTCCTAGTCAGCGAAGGCATCCAGGCCCGACTCCTAGACATACTCGAAGTCGACCCAACCCACCCCCGCTGGCTCGACACACGTTTCCCTATGTGCGAAGGACACAGCTAG
- a CDS encoding MFS transporter: MRDPSPRRRWLGLIAIALGVALIVVDTTIVNVIVPSIVEDLHATSAQAQWVQESYAIVFAALLLLTGRIADIFGARRIFTAGAVLFGATSILAGLAPDSGLLVLARFLQGASAAMLLPTSLSLLKATFTGKARGQAFAVWGSTIGAAAALGPVLGGWLAEHVSWRWAFGINVPLSALVVAGVLLHIAPSPRTRGRVDLPGGLLSVLSLGLLAFGLVEGREYGWIATVRPLKLPGFTWAGGPSPVLVALLLSALAMAAFVRRQLALHRSGDTSRILMDVGLFSIPSFRGGNIATLIIGLGEFGIVAVLPLWLQFTLGYSALQAGLALVPVAIGSFVASGASFGMAAKVSPLNMLRLGLALEVVGLAGIGLVASPGSSWWSVSLVLFLYGIGVGFATAQVTNVVLNDIPEASSGQASGIQSALRQLGSALGIAVLTTAFFTTLSTRLHGRLTDAGLSAAQSGRFTSAVTDSAGAAIGPLAAHPQTVAVAEAARSAMTDGVVLGGFIAAAFVALGLLASFLIPATPVESAGDNRPPRTERELAHP, encoded by the coding sequence ATGCGTGATCCATCACCCCGTCGCCGTTGGCTTGGCCTGATCGCCATCGCACTGGGGGTGGCGCTGATCGTGGTGGACACCACGATCGTCAATGTGATCGTCCCCTCGATCGTCGAGGACCTGCACGCCACTTCGGCCCAGGCGCAATGGGTCCAGGAGTCCTATGCCATCGTCTTCGCGGCGTTGCTGCTGCTCACCGGCCGGATCGCGGACATCTTCGGCGCCCGCCGGATCTTCACCGCCGGGGCCGTCCTCTTCGGGGCGACCAGCATCCTCGCCGGGCTGGCACCCGACAGCGGCCTGCTCGTCCTGGCCCGCTTCCTGCAGGGCGCCAGTGCCGCCATGCTCCTGCCGACCTCGCTGTCCCTACTGAAGGCCACCTTCACCGGCAAGGCCAGGGGCCAGGCGTTCGCCGTCTGGGGTTCGACCATCGGCGCGGCTGCGGCGCTCGGACCCGTGCTCGGCGGCTGGCTCGCCGAACACGTTTCCTGGCGCTGGGCCTTCGGCATCAACGTGCCCCTGTCGGCCCTGGTCGTGGCCGGCGTGCTGCTCCACATCGCGCCGTCGCCCCGCACCCGCGGGCGGGTGGACCTGCCCGGCGGGCTGCTCTCCGTCCTCAGCCTCGGCCTGCTCGCCTTCGGACTGGTCGAGGGCCGTGAGTACGGCTGGATCGCGACCGTCCGGCCGCTGAAGCTGCCCGGCTTCACCTGGGCCGGCGGGCCCTCGCCGGTCCTGGTGGCGCTGCTGCTGTCGGCCCTCGCCATGGCCGCGTTCGTACGTCGGCAGCTGGCCCTCCACCGCAGCGGCGACACCTCCCGGATCCTGATGGACGTGGGCCTGTTCTCCATCCCCTCGTTCCGGGGCGGCAATATCGCCACCCTGATCATCGGCCTCGGGGAGTTCGGCATCGTCGCGGTGCTTCCGCTGTGGCTGCAGTTCACCCTCGGCTACAGCGCCCTCCAGGCCGGGCTGGCCCTCGTGCCCGTGGCCATCGGGAGCTTCGTGGCCAGCGGCGCCAGCTTCGGCATGGCCGCCAAGGTCTCCCCACTGAACATGCTGCGCCTCGGCCTGGCCCTGGAGGTCGTCGGACTGGCCGGGATCGGCCTGGTCGCCTCGCCCGGCAGCTCCTGGTGGTCCGTCTCGCTCGTGCTTTTCCTGTACGGAATTGGCGTCGGCTTCGCCACCGCCCAGGTCACCAACGTCGTCCTGAACGACATCCCCGAAGCCAGCTCCGGCCAGGCCTCCGGTATCCAGAGCGCTCTGCGGCAGTTGGGCTCCGCACTGGGCATCGCCGTCCTGACGACGGCGTTCTTCACCACGCTCAGCACCAGGCTGCACGGCCGACTGACCGACGCCGGCCTGTCCGCGGCGCAGTCCGGCAGATTCACGAGCGCCGTCACGGACAGCGCCGGCGCCGCCATCGGCCCTCTGGCCGCCCATCCGCAGACCGTGGCCGTGGCCGAGGCGGCACGCTCCGCGATGACCGACGGCGTGGTCCTCGGCGGCTTCATCGCGGCGGCCTTCGTCGCCCTGGGCCTCCTGGCCTCCTTCCTCATTCCCGCCACCCCGGTCGAGTCCGCCGGCGACAACCGTCCGCCCCGCACCGAGAGGGAGCTCGCGCACCCCTGA
- a CDS encoding MarR family winged helix-turn-helix transcriptional regulator yields the protein MEGFTAFGGRYTEFSRRFAAWLGLYSTDAAALLEITAAEERGTPLSPARLSKRIQLSSGATTALLNRLEAAGHIVRTREHEDRRVVTLRSSTDIQARADTFFRSLAGRLDALMAEYPPELLQQVETLVTRMCSAMDDQLAEPDPDA from the coding sequence ATGGAGGGCTTCACCGCCTTCGGCGGACGCTACACCGAGTTCAGTCGCCGCTTCGCCGCCTGGCTGGGCCTGTACTCCACGGACGCGGCTGCGCTGCTGGAGATCACCGCCGCCGAGGAGCGCGGCACACCGCTGTCGCCTGCCCGCCTCAGCAAGCGCATCCAGCTTTCCTCCGGTGCCACCACCGCGCTGCTCAACCGTCTCGAAGCCGCCGGACACATCGTGCGCACCCGGGAGCACGAGGACCGACGCGTCGTCACCCTGCGCAGCAGCACTGATATCCAGGCGCGCGCCGACACCTTCTTCCGCTCGCTCGCCGGACGCCTGGACGCGCTGATGGCCGAGTACCCGCCAGAGCTCCTCCAGCAGGTCGAGACCCTGGTGACCCGGATGTGCTCGGCCATGGACGACCAGCTCGCCGAACCGGACCCGGACGCCTAG
- a CDS encoding class I SAM-dependent DNA methyltransferase translates to MDPDGWLADTRTSYDTVAASYADTMREALVGTPYLRAALALFADAVRDAGGGPVADVGCGPGHVTAHLADLGVDAFGIDLSPGMVEVARGDHPGLRFEVGSMTALDLADESIAGALAFWSLIHIPDDEVPTVLSGLRRVLRPGAPLLIGFHVGDGSTLKTQGYGGHPMKVHVHRRRPAQVSGRLREAGFTVETEMLLDPEGSTPGAVLFARRPA, encoded by the coding sequence ATGGACCCGGACGGCTGGTTGGCAGACACCCGCACCTCCTACGACACGGTCGCAGCCAGCTATGCCGACACGATGCGCGAAGCGCTGGTCGGCACGCCGTACCTCCGGGCGGCCCTGGCCCTGTTCGCCGACGCGGTCCGGGACGCCGGCGGCGGGCCGGTGGCGGACGTGGGCTGCGGGCCGGGCCATGTCACCGCCCATCTCGCCGACCTGGGCGTCGACGCCTTCGGCATCGACCTCTCGCCCGGGATGGTCGAGGTGGCGCGCGGCGACCACCCCGGGCTCCGGTTCGAGGTCGGCTCGATGACGGCGCTCGATCTCGCCGACGAGTCGATCGCCGGGGCGCTGGCCTTCTGGTCGTTGATCCATATCCCGGACGACGAGGTCCCGACGGTTCTCTCCGGCCTCCGGCGGGTGCTGCGCCCCGGCGCACCGCTGCTGATCGGCTTTCATGTGGGCGACGGGTCCACCCTGAAGACACAGGGGTACGGGGGCCACCCGATGAAGGTCCACGTCCACCGGCGCCGGCCCGCCCAGGTGAGCGGCCGGCTGCGCGAGGCCGGGTTCACGGTGGAGACCGAGATGCTGCTCGACCCGGAGGGAAGCACCCCGGGGGCGGTCCTCTTCGCCCGCCGTCCCGCGTAG
- a CDS encoding carbohydrate kinase family protein, protein MSSYEVLVIGGSGVDTIVQVEELQVPPGDYAPVPPIRDYVAHSGNGVALGFHALGLSTRFIDYLGDDPAGRLIRARYAEVGLDFHTLPAPAGTPRSVNLVDQQGRRFSFYDGRHPDELRLPAEFYRPHVAGARHVHVSRSHFNQDVFEDLAAAGVTVSTDLHAWDGIDPGAHPYAFGADFVFMSAATVGDGAPETLRRIIELGRARVAVATDGAAGCHVATRQDPGTVRHFPAVEPERPVVDSNGAGDAFVTAFLFGRFNGDPLAECVLAGSVAGAFACGSQGTHEELITSGGLAAAVDRIRRSGAGLPAAFR, encoded by the coding sequence TTGTCGAGCTACGAGGTCCTCGTCATCGGCGGTTCCGGCGTGGACACCATCGTCCAGGTCGAGGAGCTCCAGGTCCCTCCGGGCGACTACGCGCCCGTGCCGCCGATCCGCGACTACGTCGCGCACAGCGGCAACGGCGTCGCCCTCGGCTTCCATGCGCTGGGCCTGTCCACCCGGTTCATCGACTACCTGGGTGACGACCCGGCGGGCCGGCTGATCCGGGCCCGGTACGCGGAGGTCGGCCTGGACTTCCACACCCTGCCCGCCCCCGCCGGTACGCCCCGCAGCGTCAACCTCGTGGACCAGCAGGGGCGGCGCTTCTCCTTCTACGACGGCCGGCATCCGGACGAGCTGCGGCTGCCGGCCGAGTTCTACCGTCCGCACGTGGCCGGAGCGCGCCATGTCCACGTCTCCCGAAGCCACTTCAACCAGGACGTCTTCGAGGACCTGGCCGCGGCCGGGGTGACGGTCTCCACCGACCTGCACGCCTGGGACGGCATCGATCCCGGCGCCCACCCGTACGCCTTCGGCGCCGACTTCGTCTTCATGAGCGCGGCCACGGTCGGCGACGGGGCGCCGGAGACGCTGCGCCGGATCATCGAACTGGGCCGGGCCCGGGTCGCGGTGGCCACCGACGGCGCCGCCGGGTGCCATGTCGCCACCCGGCAGGACCCCGGCACCGTCCGGCACTTCCCCGCCGTCGAACCCGAGCGTCCGGTCGTGGACAGCAACGGCGCGGGAGACGCCTTCGTCACCGCCTTCCTCTTCGGCCGGTTCAACGGGGATCCGCTCGCGGAGTGCGTCCTCGCGGGCTCGGTCGCCGGCGCGTTCGCCTGCGGGAGCCAGGGAACGCACGAGGAGCTGATCACGAGCGGAGGGCTCGCCGCAGCCGTGGACCGCATTCGGCGCAGCGGGGCCGGGCTGCCGGCAGCGTTCCGGTGA
- a CDS encoding SEL1-like repeat protein, with product MRREAKAQADSGDPEAVFEEGLRLYHLGRHAEGVPLLRAAAASGYPKAQSSVGYSLIECGRPSEGEAMLRQAVDAGYPGAQYNLSWLYDRWGREEAVALLQQAVTGWQRLAQEGDPEALTELALTLRAARRAEEADEAVREAVRRYEQSAADGDVDAMCRLRECHDELGDRDQAEVWARRAARSGSAEGEFALAGLLLERGDEAGAVQWFKKAARHGHAGAMFNLSLLQRSPRQTKRWLRRAARAGERGAMNNLGVIMKQEGRPSTARTWYLRAIELGDPDAERNLGLLQNATGL from the coding sequence GTGCGACGCGAGGCGAAGGCGCAGGCCGACAGCGGCGACCCGGAGGCCGTGTTCGAGGAGGGGCTCAGGCTGTACCACCTGGGCAGGCACGCCGAGGGCGTCCCGCTGCTCCGGGCCGCCGCGGCGAGCGGGTACCCGAAGGCGCAGAGCTCGGTCGGGTACAGCCTGATCGAATGCGGTCGGCCGAGCGAGGGGGAGGCCATGCTCCGGCAGGCCGTGGACGCCGGGTATCCCGGGGCCCAGTACAACCTGTCGTGGCTCTACGACCGTTGGGGGCGCGAGGAGGCAGTCGCCCTGCTGCAGCAGGCCGTCACCGGATGGCAACGGCTCGCGCAGGAGGGCGACCCCGAGGCGCTGACCGAGTTGGCGCTGACGCTGCGGGCCGCTCGGCGGGCCGAGGAGGCGGACGAGGCCGTGAGGGAAGCGGTCCGCCGCTACGAGCAGTCGGCCGCCGACGGTGACGTGGATGCGATGTGCCGGCTCAGGGAGTGCCACGACGAGCTGGGCGATCGCGACCAGGCCGAGGTGTGGGCCCGCCGGGCCGCTCGGAGCGGCAGCGCCGAGGGGGAGTTCGCGCTGGCCGGTCTGCTGCTGGAGCGCGGGGACGAGGCCGGCGCGGTGCAGTGGTTCAAGAAGGCCGCGCGGCACGGCCACGCCGGTGCCATGTTCAACCTCAGCCTGCTCCAGCGGTCGCCCCGGCAGACCAAGCGGTGGCTCAGGCGCGCGGCTCGTGCGGGCGAGCGGGGAGCGATGAACAACCTCGGTGTGATCATGAAGCAGGAAGGACGTCCGTCGACAGCCCGTACCTGGTACCTGCGGGCCATCGAGCTCGGCGACCCCGACGCCGAGCGGAACCTGGGACTCCTGCAGAATGCCACGGGGCTCTGA
- a CDS encoding GNAT family N-acetyltransferase, with translation MLTDHWPLLGLRLNTPRLELRLSSDDELADLAELAAEGIHEPDRMPFIVPWTDLPPAERARSVIQHHWLRLGSWSADNWALNLTVFEDGRVVGLQTVAAKDFAVLRQVSTGSWLGARHQGRGIGTEMRAAVLQLAFAGLDAAEATSGAFEDNASSLAVSQKHGYESDGVDRRTVRGRQVTVRRLRLSRDRWRTHQQVPVSITGLPPCLPLFGL, from the coding sequence ATGCTGACCGATCACTGGCCCCTGCTGGGGCTGCGTCTGAACACTCCCCGCCTGGAGCTCCGGCTGTCCTCCGACGACGAGTTGGCCGACCTGGCCGAGCTGGCCGCCGAGGGCATCCACGAGCCGGACCGGATGCCGTTCATCGTGCCGTGGACGGACCTGCCCCCGGCCGAGCGGGCGCGCTCGGTGATCCAGCACCACTGGCTGCGCCTCGGGAGCTGGTCCGCCGACAACTGGGCGCTGAACCTCACCGTGTTCGAGGACGGCCGGGTGGTCGGCCTGCAGACGGTGGCCGCCAAGGACTTCGCGGTCCTGCGGCAGGTCAGCACCGGTTCCTGGCTCGGTGCGCGACACCAGGGGCGGGGGATCGGCACGGAGATGCGCGCCGCGGTGCTGCAGCTGGCCTTCGCCGGGCTCGACGCGGCCGAGGCGACCTCCGGCGCCTTCGAGGACAACGCCTCGTCGCTCGCCGTCTCGCAGAAACACGGGTACGAGTCGGACGGCGTCGACCGCCGGACGGTCCGCGGTCGGCAGGTGACGGTGCGCCGGTTGCGGCTGTCCCGCGACCGGTGGCGGACGCACCAGCAGGTACCCGTCTCGATCACCGGCCTTCCGCCCTGCCTGCCGCTGTTCGGGCTGTAG
- a CDS encoding SAM-dependent methyltransferase, which produces MSNAADWMKQRTEEPPVEPVDLRIDIPHSARMYDFWLGGKTNFPPDRALGEAFEQAIPGIKVMARENRRFLGRAVRYLAGEAGIRQFLDIGTGIPTEGNIHEVAQATAAESRVVYVDNDPIVLAHARALMDSTGTGRTAYIHADLMEPEKILADPLLSSTLDLEQPVGLTLVAILMLIADADDPWGRARVLMDALAPGSYVAVTHPGADFDPVAMASVVEAAAKGQMTLVPRTREEVARFFGDWELVEPGVVPVMGWRPDGEPPADPAAAYYWSGVARKR; this is translated from the coding sequence ATGTCGAATGCTGCCGACTGGATGAAGCAGAGGACGGAGGAGCCGCCGGTCGAGCCGGTGGACCTGCGGATCGACATCCCGCACTCGGCCCGGATGTACGACTTCTGGCTCGGCGGGAAGACCAACTTCCCGCCGGACCGGGCCCTGGGTGAGGCGTTCGAGCAGGCGATACCCGGGATCAAGGTCATGGCGCGGGAGAACCGGAGGTTCCTCGGCCGGGCGGTGCGCTACCTGGCCGGCGAGGCGGGCATCCGGCAGTTCCTCGACATCGGTACCGGCATCCCCACCGAGGGGAACATCCACGAGGTCGCCCAGGCGACGGCTGCGGAGAGCCGGGTGGTGTACGTCGACAACGACCCGATCGTCCTGGCCCATGCCCGGGCGCTGATGGACAGTACCGGCACCGGCCGCACCGCCTACATCCACGCCGACCTGATGGAGCCGGAGAAGATCCTCGCCGATCCGCTCCTGTCGAGCACGCTGGACCTCGAACAGCCGGTGGGCCTGACGCTGGTGGCCATCCTCATGCTGATCGCCGATGCCGACGACCCGTGGGGCCGGGCGCGGGTGCTGATGGACGCCCTGGCGCCCGGCAGCTACGTGGCCGTCACCCATCCCGGAGCGGACTTCGACCCCGTCGCGATGGCGTCCGTGGTCGAGGCCGCGGCCAAGGGGCAGATGACCCTGGTGCCCCGCACCCGGGAGGAGGTGGCGCGCTTCTTCGGCGACTGGGAACTCGTCGAGCCGGGTGTCGTGCCGGTCATGGGCTGGCGCCCCGACGGCGAACCGCCCGCGGATCCGGCCGCCGCCTACTACTGGTCCGGAGTCGCCCGGAAGCGGTGA